The candidate division Zixibacteria bacterium HGW-Zixibacteria-1 genome includes the window AAAACAGTTTTCTTTCAAATTGTGGGCCTGGGTAATTATGCCTGAGCATGTTCATTTGCTTCTTTGTCCTGAGGAGAATCAATATTCGATAAGCAGAATACAGCAATCAATTAAGGGTCCTTTCGCCAGGCGCGTTATTACTTACTGGCGGGAGCATTCGCCGCACAGGCTTATACCTTTGCGTGTTAAATCAGGTAAAAGAATATCTCATAGATTATGGCAGGCCGGCGGGGGTTTTGATCGAAACCTGTATAAAATGGATCGAGTCATAAAGGCAATTGAATATATTGAATATAATCCAGTGCGTCGCGGATTGGCATCTGTCTCGACAGAGTGGCGATGGTCGAGCGCCAGGGCTCATAATGGAATATGTGAGTTTCCGCTGAACATTGATTTATTAGATTAAATAAATGGAGGATCATTGGGCATTCTTAGAAACCCGGAGCAAAGCTCCGGGCCACGCCAGCCGGGTCTTGACCGAGATTTATCGAGGTTGTGACCTGGCAGCCCTGCATTTTCCTCTTGTCATTTGCGCAAAATTTCATATCTTTTTCATAGCGGATGAATCTATCATTGACTGGCAGCTCGGCAAAAGTCCACGAAGTTACATTATGGCAATAAAACTGCGTGGAAGTATCTATGAGATTCAGCCGGATTTTATATCTTGACACAGAATGCACCGGATAATAGTATGTTTTAATCACAAGGATGTTGAGATTACGATGATTTACACGCATGTTCTCAACCGGGGCGGCAAGGGAGTCAAGAGCCCGGTGGACGATTTGTAGATAGGAGAACGCTGGTGTCTTTTATGGAAACCATATATCGCCCCGCCCGCAGGCCATCAGATGCCCTAACGGCTTGCAATAAAAAAGCTTTTGCAGAACCAGACACCGGGGTTTTATGCCGCGATATCGCGGGCCAAGGGTGTTATGAAGAAACCATATAATCATTGTTCGATCTAAGACGAAAATGAAACTCATTGACCTTATAAAACTCGCTGGAGTAAATGTTGAAGATTTCAAGATCCATTGTGCCACCGGCGCAAATCCGACCCCACTTGAAGCATTTTTCGATGGCTCGTTTCGGCAGTGGCAAGAGCAGCAAAACCAAAAAAACTTTCAGTGCAAGCACATTCTCTCACTCATTCACCTTGGAGGCACAAGATGGCTATTTGCAGGTGTTTATGAAGTGCTTGGAGTCGCCCCGGGAAAATGGAAACCAACGACCTGCTATATGTATTCCACTAGAGAGATCGATGGTCTCGATGATCTCACAGGCAGAGCGATAGTTGAATTCAAGAAAAATTTCCGCGCGTCGTATCTCCGCGGAAAAAAATATGTTCGCCAGCTCAATATGATCGCTATCATAGAACAGCGCATGACGATCGGAGACTTTCCGGGATTTAACAGCATTCTCCTATCTCACAGAATGCTGCAGACCCTTGTTCGAGAACATAACCCATCATGGCGTGCCGCCTTGTCCAACGTTGCTGGGGTTTACTTGATCACCGACACTTTCACCGGCAAACATTATGTCGGAAGTGCATATGGCGGCGAAGGAATCTGGCAGCGCTGGACTGCATACGCCACAACCGGACACGGCGGAAACAAAGAACTTCGCGACCTCCTAAAGAATGAAGAACCACATCACGTGAATTTTTTTCAGTATACGCTTCTGGAGGTATGCGATATCAATTCAAGCGACGAGCAAATTATTGCAAGGGAGAACCACTGGAAAAAAGCACTCAGATCGCGGGAATTTGGACTCAACCGTAATTAGAAAGATGATCGAACAACAGCATTAACTCGGACTGGCAATTCCGCTGCGCTCCATTGTCGCCAGTGAGATTTGGCGTTAACCAGCCTTCACTCTTTCCTTTTTTGCCGCCTCGACAGTAAAAGTGGTTCTGCCCTACATGAAATTTGCGGCACACATGAAACGGCTTCTACTCTTCCGCCGGGAAGGCATTTTCGAAATGCTCGAGATGCCCATCATGAAATGTGATTATATCGATGCGGAAATCGCATCCCGTTAGATTTTTATCGGCGATGTAGCTCTCGGCGGCGGCAACAAGATTGCGCCGTTTGGCGGCATCGACCCATCCGGCCGGATGACCATACTGCCCGGTGCGCGATCCTTTGACTTCGACAAAGACAATAGTATCATCGCGGCGGGCGATCAGGTCGATCTCCTTATGCCCCGCCTGCCAGTTGCGCTCGAGAATACTGTATCCTTCGCGGACAAGAAAATCCTCGGCCGCCTGCTCGAAAAGGCGCCCTTTTTGACGATTGTTTTTTTGATTCTTAGAATTCAAATCAGAAATCTAAAGCAATTTGCTTCAGAGCTTCCATGACCGGACGGTATGAGCGGCGATGAATCTCGGTCGGGCCGAATTCATGCAGTTCCTCGATATGCTTTTTGGTGGGATAGCCCCGGTGACTGGCAAAAGTGAAATCGGGGTAACGCTCCTGGTATCTATCCATGATCCGGTCACGCGTTACTTTGGCGATAATTGATGCCGCCGCGATCGACCGGCAGAGCGAGTCACCGCGGATAATGGCCATCTGCGGAATGCTGATATTGGGAATGGTGAAGGATCCGTCAACCAGGATAATGTCCGCGGTCTGTTCCGGCGCCGCCACCGCCTTGCGCATGGCCAGAAGCGATGCTCGCAGAATGTTCAGCTTGTCGATGGTTTCGTTGTCGATAATGCCGATTGTGCAAATCGCCCCCGAAGCGGCGATTTCATCGAAAAGTTCCTCGCGTCGGCGCGCCGTCAGCTTTTTCGAATCATTCAGCCCGTCGATTTTGACACCCGGCGGAAGCGCCACCGCCGCGGCCACAACCGGCCCGGCCAGCGGTCCGCGACCGACCTCATCGACGCCTATAATCCGTTGGTATCCTTTATCATGCAGGCTGGCCTCGATCCGCGAAAGATCCGGCAATAATTTCGATAACTGCTTGACTTTAAGTATTGTCGACATGGATTTACCGCCTATACGGTCATAATAACCGGATGCTATCTTGTTATGCAAGCTTTATTTATATCTATCGGCCTTAAAAAGGCGAAAAATTATATAAAATTTACTCAAAACAGGGCTGATATCGTATTAATATTAAGTCATAAAAAATTCCGTGATATGTATTGACGACCGAAAAAAAGTGATTATACTGAAGCAATACTACTTTGGTTGTCAAAGGGAAACTATGGTTTTGGGGAAATTCATATCTATACGATTGTGTATAATTTTGTC containing:
- a CDS encoding YraN family protein, which produces MSDLNSKNQKNNRQKGRLFEQAAEDFLVREGYSILERNWQAGHKEIDLIARRDDTIVFVEVKGSRTGQYGHPAGWVDAAKRRNLVAAAESYIADKNLTGCDFRIDIITFHDGHLEHFENAFPAEE
- a CDS encoding ribonuclease HII, encoding MSTILKVKQLSKLLPDLSRIEASLHDKGYQRIIGVDEVGRGPLAGPVVAAAVALPPGVKIDGLNDSKKLTARRREELFDEIAASGAICTIGIIDNETIDKLNILRASLLAMRKAVAAPEQTADIILVDGSFTIPNISIPQMAIIRGDSLCRSIAAASIIAKVTRDRIMDRYQERYPDFTFASHRGYPTKKHIEELHEFGPTEIHRRSYRPVMEALKQIALDF